Genomic DNA from Lactuca sativa cultivar Salinas chromosome 8, Lsat_Salinas_v11, whole genome shotgun sequence:
TGCAACCGTTGGTACTTGGatcccatgttttgaaaaccggaccggaccggccggttcgaccggttcaaccgggaacCGGTCCCAGATCCGGTTCATATAGGTCAAAAAACCGGCATTTGTTTGAACCAGTGAAAACCGGTAAAAACCGGTCCGGTTGAACCGGTAAAACCGGTCAAAaccggaaattttaaaaaatatttattttttttcattttttgtattttttatataattaaatataattatgacaTCATCCGGTTTTTCCGGTTTTTGAGACCGGTCCAACCGATTGGACCACTTGAACCATCGAACCAGTAAGACGACCGGTTCGGTCTCCGGGCCGGTTTTCAAAACCTTGCCTGGATCCGCAATGACTGTTCTGGCCAATTAACCATGAAGTCAATTTAATTTTGTTAATATCTTTTCTTATTCGTCAAAGCAAACACGAATTTTACTAGTGAAATGAAACACGAAAGTTAGGCTATTTACCACCACCCAAATCGCATCGTTCTCGTCGTTCCATTAGATCATCCGGGTCAGCTTGGGTTGCCGGCGGCGAACCAGAGGGCGGAGAAAGAGAAGGAGTATAGAATAATGGCGAATCTTTTCTTGAAACAAGCAAAGCAATACTCCCAGACTCGACCAGGTTATCCGCAACAACTCTTTGATTTCATCGTCTCCAAGACGCCCAAGCATGACCTCGTTTGGGACGTCGGCACCGGCAGCGGTCAGGCAGCCACCTCCGTAAGTTCTTCCTATCACTGATTTCTGTTTTTGGATGAATGTTTGTTAACTAATTGTTGATAATTTTGAAGTTCGATTGGAAAATGGAAATCAACCCTAATTTTTTTATGAACGAATGAATTTTATGACGATCGTAGCTTGCGAGCGTATACAAAAACGTAATCGGCACAGATACAAGCATCAAACAACTAGAATTTGCTCCAAAACTCCCAAATATTCGTTACGAATGTACATCTCCCAACCTTTCCATGTCTGAATTGGAAAAGAAGATCGGAACAGGGTCAAGTGTTGATTTAGTTACAGTCGCTCAAGCACTCCACTGGTTCGATCACGACATCTTCTACGATCAAGTGAAATGGATACTCAAGAAACCTAACGGCATTATCGCGGCATGGTGCTACACTATTCCAGAAATtgatgatgaattcgatccaattTTCCGCAAGTTTTACTCAGAATCAAAACCTCACTGGGATTTGCTGCGAGGAATTGTTGATGACAAGTATAGGAGCATCGAATTTCCGTTTGAAGCAGTGGATGGATGTGATGACACAGGTCCGTTTGAGTTTCGAAGTAAGAAGATGATGAGTTTGGATGAATTCTGTACGTACATTAGATCATGGTCGGCTTACCAAACGGCGAAAGAGAAGGGCGTTGAGTTACTGAATAATGGTGTGATGGAGGAATTCCGGCGTGCTTGGAAAGAAGACGAGAATGGAGAAAAGAGCGTTACATATCCGGTTTATTTAAGGATTGGCAAAGTGGGTGATTCGGTTTAAATATTGGCCGTTTGAAATTTGAAGTAAATTGATTTTGGTATGTGTATTGAATCGATAAATGATAACTATTTAAGTGAAGATACATGTAACACTTGAAACGAATATACGTACTTGTATGTTATGATTTATGAGCTGAAATAAAAATACAACAATATTAATTTCGGTTTGTTAGTAAAGACAAACACGTCTTTAattgttatatttatattttatttataagtgTGCTGAAATCGGGCTACATGACATTAACTATCTTGTTGGGTTAGGCTATACCATGTCTAGTTTTAATTACCCTTATTTCAAACATTTAGAAatttcataagtagtgtttttgACAAAAACGAGATGATAGTTGAAAACTGATAATGATATTGGTAGATAGAAGTTTAAAGCTATAGTTTTTGTCTATAGAGAGGTTTGGCAAAAATAGTTATTagcttttaaatttataaaattagttaaaaactaaaaaagtaAAAGATAAAAACTTGAAGTAGTTTTTGGATTTATAACTTCttgttaaaataaaaaacaaaaaactctTGCAACCCATCAATGATCTCTAAGCAGTGGCGGAACCAGAAACTTTTATAAGAGACAGCACAAAAAAAATCTCgataaaagataataagataactTCTTATTTTCTAATTACGATTCCACTACTCGTCTACTAATATAGCAAACACTATCCTTACCAATTACTTCACACAAATGACCTTGATTATCTCTTGGAAAAGCattaaaaaatttctttcttaATCTTTGAAGAtgtcaatttttcatttttagaagcATTTTTTGAAATAACATTATAAAGTTTTCATTATGTTTCCAAAGGAAAGATAATTCTTCAAAATGAAAAGGCCTCTACAAACATGATTAAAGATTTAAAAATCACAATTTAAGATTTAAACCTAAATTCACTAACATAACTAACAACATAACAAGTGAACAAGTAATTAACTAATTTTTGGTTTTCAATatgaaaaactaaataaaataaaaatagtaaaacatttaaatttaaaataaacaacTAACACTTTTTTTCATTCTTTCTATTGAAAAAGAACTaaagaagtcaaactaagtctaAGTATGGAAAAACCAGAAGAAGCGGCACCAAGTTGCAGTTGAATTATCGGAGGTTGTTGTGGTGTGAAATAGGGGTTTGTTGTGCTGTGAAACATGGGCATAGGGGCATAAGGGCAgagaaagaaaaatataaaacccAATTCATTTCCTTGTACTTTCATTTAGTGGGTCATTTTCCTTGTTCAATGGGCTACTTGTTTTTAATTGGGCTTTTAATTTAATGTATAGAATCATAATATATTTTATCAGGTGCACTCtctaatatatataaaacatatatatctaaaaaattcaaaattttattaaGTGTGGGTAGAACCAACTAGCTAGTTCCGTCATTGATTATGGGACTAAAAATAATTCCCATAAAATTAAACAAGTTTaattttatttagaaaaaaaataacGGTTCAAACCATGGAAATGTGGGAATGGAATTCTATAA
This window encodes:
- the LOC111889245 gene encoding uncharacterized protein LOC111889245, whose translation is MANLFLKQAKQYSQTRPGYPQQLFDFIVSKTPKHDLVWDVGTGSGQAATSLASVYKNVIGTDTSIKQLEFAPKLPNIRYECTSPNLSMSELEKKIGTGSSVDLVTVAQALHWFDHDIFYDQVKWILKKPNGIIAAWCYTIPEIDDEFDPIFRKFYSESKPHWDLLRGIVDDKYRSIEFPFEAVDGCDDTGPFEFRSKKMMSLDEFCTYIRSWSAYQTAKEKGVELLNNGVMEEFRRAWKEDENGEKSVTYPVYLRIGKVGDSV